CCGTCCGCCTTCTCCGACCGTAGCGGACGCGGCGGGCGACTGAGTCTCCGGCGTTTCGACGGTGTTCGTCACCGGCAATCAGCTCCCGGTGACCGCCGAGTCGGGTGCCGCCGCTTCTTCAGTTTCCGTTTTCGGCGCGCGCATGACGGCCATGTCGAATTTCTCGCCTTCCGGCTTTTTTCCGGCAATTCCCTCCGGCAGTTTCTCGTCCCACATCGAGACTACGTACTCAGCGAGGTTGTTGATCTTGCGATCCCCGAGAATGGGTCCCCAGGCCGGCATGCCCTTGGCCGCCACGCCACTCGTAATCACACCGCGGATGCTCTCCTCCGCAGCTCCGTGGATCCAGTACTCGTCGTGCAGATTCGGCCCGATGCCGCCTTCGCCATAG
The window above is part of the bacterium genome. Proteins encoded here:
- a CDS encoding c-type cytochrome; this encodes MTGPHGTLPDHDYDGINEEDNPLPKWWLGIFYFAILFSIVYVPVVHVFKFLPQTQLDRSVAHAARVQELRELELEASGELDKDPVAAGKKYFKTFCVSCHGTYGEGGIGPNLHDEYWIHGAAEESIRGVITSGVAAKGMPAWGPILGDRKINNLAEYVVSMWDEKLPEGIAGKKPEGEKFDMAVMRAPKTETEEAAAPDSAVTGS